In the genome of Pieris napi chromosome 16, ilPieNapi1.2, whole genome shotgun sequence, one region contains:
- the LOC125057015 gene encoding sodium/potassium-transporting ATPase subunit alpha-like: protein MPHHRRRSSSSLVGGRHPSLQHAGPDVSELTLLKEESHSGDHFLSPAQLEVVFRTNIITGLTETFAKEMLETYGPNKLKELKGNSYWKIFRHNLFGWFQCVLWCGAILNFVGYFFSDTLDSGDSSGHSGKEYLYLGCVITATIVGTGLFGFYQEAKNMAVMSGFENLVPPNATVIRDNTKKIIPNSDVVIGDIVEMTGGEVVPADVRILSCTNFKTDMSSLTGESEPIQHRPECTNSNPLESKNMVYFGCPITEGSAKGVVVATGEMTQIGKIAGLVTGLEKEETPIAKEITHFIKLICGVAFTFGILFFIMVFVIQKSWLSALQYMLGIILANVPEGLIVTLTVCMTLSANNLKQKNCLAKTLQAVETLGSTSCICSDKTGTLTENQMNVSHLFCNFVIFDKNDHEHVSDPSYATLSLAASLNLKATFAHDTINLPIEKRKILGDASESAILRYMELNRSATQIRENNPKEAEIPFSSAYKYQVTIHRMQATHSYYLIMKGAPEIVLEFCTTVSTDEGDVPLTPQIKKELKASFIKLANMGERVIGYCDYNLSLANYPIGYKFDTQQRNFPVENLRFVGAISMIDPPRRDIDKAIGLCRQAGIRVIMVTGDHPVTALAISRQCGTITQPTAYDYAFEHHIDLADVPPLIKSQFKAAVITGDELRKMSERDLLMAQKRYREITFARTSPQQKLFIVETYQSLDHVVAVTGDGVNDSPALKRADIGIAMGITGTEVSKQAADMILLDDNFASIVLGIQEGRRIFDNLKKTIAYTLTSNTPEMLPFVLYACVGMPLPMTLILILVINVGTDLLPAMSLAYETSEDDIMSLPPRKPTDHLVNRVLIFMAYFQVGMIQFFAGMYAYFIVFAQSGFFPSSILFVRQDWESPNALVKDTLGRQWLFGDRKRVERRAQTAYFVAICWTQISDVIICKTRRISLLQKGMRNHVLNMSIVVDLIAALVVTYLPLCHEVFGTEPISWHDFFLAMPFFILMILGDEFRRYLIRRNVSKWVERETYY from the coding sequence ATGCCTCATCATCGGCGTCGTTCTAGTTCATCTTTGGTGGGTGGAAGACATCCAAGCTTACAACATGCAGGACCCGACGTCTCCGAATTGACTCTGCTCAAAGAAGAATCACACTCTGGGGACCACTTTCTTTCCCCTGCACAGTTAGAAGTTGTTTTTCGAACCAACATCATCACTGGCCTTACGGAAACATTCGCGAAGGAAATGCTAGAGACCTATGGACCTAATAAGCTGAAAGAGCTCAAAGGGAATAGCTACTGGAAAATTTTCAGACACAATCTCTTTGGATGGTTTCAATGCGTACTTTGGTGCGGagctatattaaattttgttggtTATTTCTTCTCTGACACACTAGATTCTGGAGATTCTTCCGGACACAGCGGTAAGGAATACCTTTACTTGGGTTGCGTTATCACAGCTACTATTGTTGGCACtggactttttgggttttatCAAGAAGCTAAGAACATGGCAGTTATGAGTGgttttgaaaatttagttCCTCCGAACGCGACTGTTATACGAGATAATACTAAAAAGATTATCCCAAATTCTGATGTGGTCATAGGTGATATTGTGGAAATGACGGGAGGGGAAGTGGTCCCAGCGGATGTTAGAATTCTTTCATGcactaattttaaaactgaTATGTCTTCACTTACCGGCGAGTCTGAACCAATCCAACACCGACCTGAGTGCACTAACTCAAATCCACTAGAATCGAAAAATATGGTCTATTTCGGGTGCCCGATTACTGAAGGGTCTGCCAAAGGGGTGGTTGTGGCAACAGGAGAGATGACGCAAATAGGAAAAATCGCTGGTTTGGTTACTGGCTTAGAAAAAGAAGAAACGCCAATTGCCAAAGAAATTACGCATTTTATAAAGTTGATATGTGGCGTTGCATTTACATTTGGTATATTGTTTTTCATTATGGTATTCGTAATTCAAAAAAGTTGGTTAAGTGCCCTCCAATACATGCTCGGTATTATCTTAGCGAATGTGCCGGAGGGTCTGATTGTAACATTGACGGTATGTATGACTTTATCTGCTAACAATTTGAAACAGAAGAACTGTTTAGCTAAAACACTACAAGCTGTAGAAACATTAGGCTCAACTTCGTGTATTTGTTCAGATAAAACTGGAACATTGACTGAAAATCAAATGAACGTATCGCATTTGTTTTGTAACTTTGTAATTTTTGACAAAAATGATCACGAACATGTTTCGGACCCTTCATATGCAACTTTGAGTTTAGCTGCATCTTTAAACCTTAAGGCTACGTTTGCACATGACACCATCAATCTACCAattgagaaaagaaaaatattaggaGACGCATCTGAATCGGCGATTTTGCGATACATGGAACTTAACCGCTCTGCGACACAAATAAGAGAGAATAATCCTAAAGAAGCGGAGATACCGTTTAGTTCAGCTTACAAATACCAAGTTACTATTCATCGTATGCAGGCAACACACagctattatttaattatgaaagGTGCTCCAGAAATTGTCCTAGAATTTTGCACAACAGTATCAACTGACGAAGGAGATGTACCTTTAACTCCTCAAATTAAGAAAGAGCTAAAAGCAAGCTTTATTAAACTTGCAAACATGGGCGAACGGGTTATAGGTTACTGCGATTATAACTTGTCATTGGCTAATTATCCTATAGGTTACAAGTTTGACACACAGCAAAGAAACTTTCCTGTTGAGAATTTAAGATTCGTAGGCGCAATATCAATGATAGATCCTCCTCGACGCGATATAGATAAAGCTATTGGTTTATGTCGACAGGCTGGTATACGGGTAATCATGGTAACAGGAGACCATCCGGTTACCGCATTGGCTATATCCAGGCAGTGTGGAACTATTACACAGCCTACAGCATACGATTACGCTTTTGAACATCATATTGATTTAGCAGATGTTCCACCGCTAATTAAAAGCCAATTTAAAGCAGCTGTTATCACTGGCGATGAATTACGGAAGATGAGTGAAAGAGATTTGTTAATGGCACAGAAAAGATATAGAGAAATCACATTTGCGCGAACTAGCCCAcaacaaaaattattcattgttGAAACGTATCAATCGCTAGACCATGTCGTAGCTGTAACGGGTGATGGAGTCAATGACTCGCCAGCTTTGAAAAGGGCTGATATTGGAATAGCAATGGGTATAACTGGAACAGAAGTATCCAAGCAGGCTGCGGATATGATACTATTAGACGACAATTTTGCGTCTATTGTACTGGGGATACAGGAAGGTAGGCGTATTTTCgacaatttaaagaaaacaatagcTTATACGCTTACATCAAACACTCCTGAAATGTTGCCCTTCGTTCTGTATGCTTGCGTAGGAATGCCTCTGCCAAtgactttaatattaatattggtaATAAATGTTGGAACTGATCTATTACCCGCTATGAGTCTAGCTTACGAGACGTCTGAGGATGACATAATGTCTCTCCCACCTCGTAAGCCAACAGATCATCTTGTGAACAGAGTTCTCATATTCATGGCATATTTTCAGGTCGGTATGATCCAATTCTTTGCTGGAATGTATGCTTACTTTATTGTATTCGCCCAAAGTGGATTCTTTCCCTccagtattttatttgttcgGCAAGATTGGGAGTCTCCCAATGCTTTGGTGAAAGATACTTTGGGAAGACAATGGCTGTTCGGCGATAGGAAACGAGTGGAAAGACGAGCCCAAACTGCATATTTTGTTGCTATATGTTGGACACAAATATCTGATGTAATCATTTGTAAGACACGACGTATATCCTTACTTCAAAAGGGCATGCGAAATCATGTTCTCAACATGAGTATTGTGGTTGATTTGATTGCGGCAC